The Brachyspira aalborgi genome has a segment encoding these proteins:
- a CDS encoding HNH/ENDO VII family nuclease — protein MYKTNKIQIVRVNFDFNKFNLGREFIEDSIIPSLETNKNIVKIYIEGHTDSKGRAEYNYKLGLQRALTVSNIIFTNRNLQNIALKSFGYSNSIADNRTEEGRAINRRADIFIDLVEETFELQTNLIKVDSKNKFNIDLKILLIIILIILLLLILLLVINKIAALSFIFEKLIIKILTGWSNEIVNAIGSWKEYKIYKKAGLVQAEINGKKCLIKPDIDMEQKSDPFKREMTNAERMEKGFAPLDKNGKPIQLHHIGQRPDSPLAELTFEQHRTGGNHTILHDNSKPTEVHGDGNQWDPERENHWKNRINI, from the coding sequence TTGTATAAAACGAATAAAATACAAATAGTGAGAGTTAATTTTGATTTTAATAAATTTAATTTAGGAAGAGAATTTATAGAAGATTCAATAATACCAAGTTTAGAAACTAATAAAAATATTGTAAAAATTTATATAGAAGGACATACCGATAGTAAAGGCAGAGCTGAGTATAATTATAAACTTGGACTTCAAAGGGCATTAACCGTAAGCAATATAATATTTACTAACCGTAATTTGCAAAATATAGCATTAAAATCTTTCGGTTATAGCAATTCTATAGCCGACAATCGCACAGAAGAAGGAAGAGCTATCAATAGAAGAGCCGATATTTTTATTGATTTGGTTGAAGAAACTTTTGAACTTCAAACTAATTTAATTAAAGTCGATAGTAAAAACAAATTTAATATTGATTTAAAAATATTATTAATTATAATTTTAATTATTTTATTATTGTTAATTTTATTATTAGTCATAAATAAAATTGCTGCTTTGTCTTTTATATTTGAAAAATTAATAATAAAAATATTAACAGGATGGAGTAATGAAATTGTGAATGCAATAGGTTCATGGAAAGAATATAAAATATATAAAAAAGCTGGATTGGTTCAAGCTGAAATAAACGGTAAGAAATGTCTTATCAAACCTGATATAGATATGGAACAAAAAAGCGACCCATTTAAAAGAGAAATGACAAATGCAGAAAGAATGGAAAAAGGATTTGCTCCATTAGATAAAAATGGGAAGCCTATTCAGTTGCATCATATAGGACAGCGTCCAGATTCGCCTTTAGCTGAATTGACATTTGAACAACATAGAACAGGTGGAAATCATACTATACTACATGATAACAGCAAACCAACTGAAGTTCATGGAGATGGAAATCAATGGGACCCAGAAAGAGAAAATCATTGGAAAAATAGAATAAATATTTAA
- a CDS encoding SMI1/KNR4 family protein has protein sequence MSNIIEKLNCIKDLEKVGGCSASQIKLAQQELNITFPEEYIEFLKEFGTIRFSSKEWFGLNVSGYLNVVEVTKQERSVNKNFPLDSFVLEDLGIDAKLIIVNEKGQVFLIQIDKKEFLYNSLSEYLDICIARNNKTV, from the coding sequence ATGAGTAATATAATAGAAAAATTAAACTGTATTAAAGATTTAGAAAAAGTAGGAGGTTGTTCTGCAAGTCAGATAAAATTGGCTCAACAAGAGTTAAATATTACTTTTCCAGAAGAATATATTGAATTTTTAAAAGAATTTGGAACTATAAGATTTAGTTCAAAAGAATGGTTTGGATTAAATGTTAGTGGATATTTAAATGTAGTTGAAGTCACAAAACAAGAAAGAAGCGTTAATAAAAATTTCCCATTGGATAGTTTTGTATTAGAAGATTTAGGAATAGATGCAAAACTAATCATTGTTAATGAAAAAGGGCAAGTATTTTTAATTCAAATTGACAAAAAAGAATTTTTATATAATTCTTTATCTGAATATTTAGATATTTGTATAGCAAGAAATAATAAAACAGTGTAA
- a CDS encoding Abi family protein, whose amino-acid sequence MSSYNKPYKSIDEHIELLKNRGLKITNENFAKNLLKSLNYYNFSGYLYVFENKDPNKRSHRFEDTTFEEVYRFFNIDTKIRQLLFSCISYIEIYMRNVISRCFSELYSDPFLNYKLPNYKNINKNLIKDAENSKEKFIMHYKDKYYSNFPKLPIWISIEIMSLGTLSKFFASSENKLKCEIAKYMNIYHHIYLNSWLYSISFIRNKCAHHSRLLCLPLNKIPIIPKKNNIRLASNYEWNILPKDSLFNFIITLEYLVKKSEIYKTSTLFFINKIYQQLYKLSQDNLLKNKDFLLNEIGIPKNWKGDKFFIS is encoded by the coding sequence ATGTCAAGTTATAATAAACCTTATAAATCAATAGACGAGCATATAGAACTTCTTAAAAATAGAGGATTAAAAATAACTAACGAGAATTTTGCAAAAAATTTATTAAAGAGTTTAAACTATTATAATTTTAGCGGTTATTTGTATGTTTTTGAAAATAAAGACCCAAATAAAAGAAGCCATCGGTTTGAGGATACGACTTTTGAAGAAGTGTATAGATTTTTTAATATAGATACAAAAATAAGGCAATTACTTTTTTCTTGTATTTCGTATATAGAAATATATATGAGAAATGTTATAAGCAGATGTTTTTCAGAGTTATACAGTGACCCATTTTTGAATTATAAATTACCTAATTATAAAAATATTAATAAAAATCTTATTAAGGATGCCGAAAACTCTAAAGAAAAATTTATTATGCATTATAAAGATAAATATTATAGTAATTTCCCGAAACTCCCAATATGGATAAGCATTGAAATTATGAGTTTAGGGACCCTATCTAAATTTTTTGCTTCTTCAGAAAATAAATTAAAATGTGAAATAGCAAAATATATGAATATTTATCATCATATATATCTAAATAGTTGGTTATATTCTATATCGTTTATCAGAAATAAATGCGCTCATCATTCAAGATTATTATGTTTGCCATTAAATAAGATACCTATTATACCAAAGAAAAACAATATACGGTTAGCCTCTAATTATGAATGGAATATATTGCCGAAAGATAGTCTTTTTAATTTTATCATTACTTTAGAATATTTGGTAAAGAAATCGGAAATATATAAGACTTCCACTTTATTTTTTATAAATAAAATATATCAGCAATTATATAAATTAAGCCAAGATAATTTATTGAAAAATAAAGATTTTTTATTAAACGAAATAGGAATTCCTAAAAATTGGAAAGGGGATAAATTTTTTATAAGTTAG
- a CDS encoding MgtC/SapB family protein: MIKESIEYILSDYSILEIATRIMVAYIMGIFIGWERAQHKKPIGSRTTSIVCMGAAILSCYEEVFAKTIMLQNYELVNIGGEILYTTPDYNRITAQIVSGIGFLGAGMIIQNRGKLHGITTAAIVWVTACLGIVIGSGQWVLSGIGCLCIFLSSSIYRVPYFMAKKRKTLFYLIEYSDRINIEDELERFGIRTVNIEIVGWNESQNKDFESPNLISKISIIVPNVDYKNLENIFKSLSIKPIKKLSNMREKVDL; encoded by the coding sequence ATGATAAAAGAATCTATTGAATATATATTATCCGATTACAGTATTTTAGAAATAGCGACAAGAATAATGGTAGCTTATATAATGGGAATTTTTATAGGTTGGGAGAGAGCGCAACATAAAAAACCTATCGGAAGTAGAACGACAAGCATAGTATGTATGGGCGCTGCGATTTTATCATGCTATGAAGAAGTTTTTGCAAAAACTATAATGCTTCAAAATTACGAACTTGTAAATATAGGCGGCGAGATATTATACACGACTCCAGATTATAATAGAATAACCGCTCAAATAGTTTCGGGAATAGGTTTTTTGGGAGCGGGAATGATTATACAAAATAGAGGAAAACTTCATGGAATTACGACAGCCGCTATAGTTTGGGTTACTGCATGTTTGGGAATTGTAATCGGTTCTGGGCAATGGGTTTTATCGGGAATAGGTTGCTTATGCATATTTTTAAGTTCTTCAATTTATAGAGTTCCTTATTTTATGGCTAAAAAAAGAAAAACTTTATTTTATTTAATAGAATACTCCGACAGAATAAATATTGAAGATGAGCTTGAAAGATTTGGAATAAGAACGGTTAATATAGAAATAGTCGGTTGGAATGAATCTCAAAATAAAGACTTTGAATCTCCAAATTTGATAAGTAAAATTTCTATAATAGTTCCAAATGTTGATTATAAAAATTTAGAAAATATTTTTAAAAGTTTATCTATTAAGCCAATAAAAAAACTTTCAAATATGAGAGAGAAAGTGGATTTATAG